A single Aythya fuligula isolate bAytFul2 chromosome 21, bAytFul2.pri, whole genome shotgun sequence DNA region contains:
- the LOC116497593 gene encoding aflatoxin B1 aldehyde reductase member 2-like — translation MAARGARPAVVLGAMELGRRVAPEGSAPLLSAFVRRGHRLLDTAYMYAGGESERILGSLLAAGEHSVEVATKANPWEGNTLKPECVRSQLEESLRRLQRTSVELFYLHSPDHGTPVEETLRACNELHKEGKFKELGLSNYAAWEVAEICTICKYNNWVMPTVYQGMYNATTRQVEAELFPCLRHFGLRFYAYNPLAGGLLTGKYKYEDKDTRKPTGRFFGNDWAQAYRDRYWKKQNFEGIALVEKALKDAYGSNPPSLTSAALRWLYNHSKLQGSLGDAVIIGMSSLEQLEQNLDYSEEGPLLPPVVEAFDAAWNLTAHDCPNYFR, via the exons ATGGCGGCGAGAGGCGCGAGACCCGCTGTGGTGCTGGGCGCCATGGAGCTGGGGCGGCGGGTGGCTCCTGAGGGGAGCGCCCCGCTGCTGAGCGCCTTCGTGCGGCGGGGCCACCGCCTGCTGGACACCGCGTACATGTACGCGGGCGGCGAGTCCGAGCGCATCCTGGGCTCGCTGCTGGCCGCCGGAGAGCACTCGG TGGAAGTCGCCACCAAGGCCAACCCGTGGGAAGGGAACACGCTGAAGCCCGAGTGCGTGAGATCGCAGCTGGAAGAGTCCCTGCGGAGGCTGCAGAGGACCAGCGTGGAGCTCTTCTACCTCCACTCCCCTGACCATGGCACCCCGGTGGAGGAGACTCTGCGTGCCTGCAATGAGCTGCACAAAGAA GGGAAGTTTAAAGAACTCGGACTATCAAACTATGCAGCGTGGGAGGTCGCAGAAATCTGCACCATCTGCAAATACAACAACTGGGTGATGCCAACTGTCTACCAG GGCATGTACAATGCTACCACTCGCCAGGTGGAAGCTGAGCTGTTCCCTTGCCTGAGACACTTCGGACTGCGGTTCTACGCCTACAACCCTCTGGCTG GAGGGCTGCTGACTGGAAAGTACAAGTATGAGGATAAAGACACTCGCAAACCCACTGGAAGATTTTTTGGGAATGACTGGGCTCAAGCCTACAGGGACAG GTACTGGAAGAAGCAGAATTTTGAAGGAATTGCCCTAGTAGAAAAAGCTCTGAAAGATGCTTATGGTTCCAACCCACCAAGCCTGACTTCTGCTGCTTTGCGTTGGCTGTACAATCACTCCAAACTGCAG GGTTCTCTGGGAGACGCCGTTATCATTGGGATGTCCAGCTTGGAGCAGCTAGAGCAGAACCTTGACTACAGCGAAGAGGGGCCCCTGCTCCCGCCTGTCGTGGAGGCCTTTGACGCAGCCTGGAACCTGACTGCGCACGACTGCCCCAACTATTTCCGCTAG
- the SLC66A1 gene encoding lysosomal amino acid transporter 1 homolog: MASWRGNGSDCPNGSRWVLEVFAECAQDGRDIASVVLGLVSICCFAAASFPQFYQACKTGIMDRALSIYFLLGWLGGDLLNLIGSFLANQLPLQVYTAVYYVLADLVMLSLYCYYKAKNQGRGFVAPINVACLFCLLGAASTVPLLGRAPGLASDSTAFRGRSLLSAGLEEPESKPFTRSEIIGFTIGSVSSVLYLCSRLPQIYTNYQRKSTAGVSYSLFALVMLGNLLYGASVLLKNPEPGQGEGDYVLHHLPWLIGSLGVLSLDVVISFQFLAYRGGQPGTGEERDALLGGQGNGLDS, translated from the exons ATGGCCTCGTGGCGCGGAAACGGCTCTGATTGCCCCAACGGCTCCCGCTGGGTGCTCGAGGTGTTCGCTGAGTGCGCCCAGGACGGCCGCGACATCGCCagtgtggtgctggggctggtctcCATCTGCTGCTTTGCCGCCGCGTCGTTCCC GCAATTCTACCAAGCCTGCAAGACGGGCATCATGGACCGGGCCCTCTCCATATACTTCCTACTGGGATGGCTGGGGGGGGACCTCCTGAACCTCATCGGTTCCTTCTTGGCGAACCAGCTGCCCCTGCAG GTCTACACGGCCGTGTACTACGTGCTGGCAGACCTGGTCATGCTGTCTCTGTACTGCTACTACAAAGCTAAGAACCAGGGCCGAGGAT TCGTGGCTCCCATCAACGTGGCCTGCCTCTTCTGCCTCCTGGGAGCGGCCTCGACCGTCCCCTTGCTGGGCAGGGCCCCAGGCCTGGCCTCTGACTCCACAGCCTTCAGAGGGAggtctctgctctctgctggccTGGAGGAGCCTGAGTCCAAG CCTTTCACCAGGAGCGAGATCATCGGCTTCACCATCGGCTCTGTCTCCTCCGTGCTGTACCTCTGCTCCCGTCTCCCCCAGATCTACACCAAT TACCAGAGGAAATCCACCGCTGGCGTCTCCTACTCCCTCTTCGCCCTGGTGATGCTGGGGAACTTGCTGTACGGTGCCAGCGTGCTGCTGAAGAACCCCGAGCCGGGGCAAGGTGAAGGGGACTATGTCCTGCACCACCTGCCCTGGCTCATCGGCAGCCTGGGCGTCCTCTCCCTGGACGTGGTC ATCTCTTTCCAGTTCCTCGCTTACCGCGGAGGGCAGCCAGGTACAGGTGAAGAGAGAGATGCTCTTCTCGGCGGGCAGGGCAACGGCTTGGACAGCTGA